Proteins from a single region of Lysinibacillus sp. JNUCC-52:
- a CDS encoding TetR/AcrR family transcriptional regulator, with translation MVKKTLKQRIVDASVVLFQQDGYHNVTVDRIVEYIGASKGGFYHNFKSKDELLYEVHDVFISYVIKQSQEAYDKYDTPIERLCAMLQTLTQVFDVYQAHITVFYEESRSLSEEYSVIIHKKRDQYREILQKVIEEGQHTKDFRAELPCTIVTMAIVGMINWTYMWFKQTGPLTMEEITEVFTDMILRAIVTEQAMEEATQFMVKEKPEEIAGFINL, from the coding sequence ATGGTAAAAAAAACGTTAAAACAAAGAATTGTAGACGCTTCTGTAGTGTTGTTTCAGCAAGATGGCTATCATAACGTAACAGTTGATCGCATTGTGGAATATATCGGTGCATCAAAAGGTGGATTTTATCATAACTTTAAATCGAAAGATGAATTGTTATATGAAGTACATGATGTGTTTATTTCCTATGTTATCAAACAATCACAGGAAGCTTATGACAAATACGATACACCTATTGAACGCTTATGTGCAATGCTTCAAACGCTGACACAAGTGTTTGATGTGTATCAAGCCCATATTACTGTATTTTATGAAGAAAGCCGTTCGTTGTCAGAAGAATATAGTGTAATCATTCATAAAAAGCGGGACCAATATCGGGAAATATTACAAAAGGTGATTGAAGAAGGACAGCACACGAAAGATTTTCGTGCTGAATTACCTTGTACGATTGTAACAATGGCCATTGTAGGGATGATTAACTGGACATATATGTGGTTTAAACAAACAGGTCCATTAACAATGGAGGAAATTACAGAAGTATTTACGGATATGATATTACGAGCAATTGTGACAGAGCAAGCTATGGAAGAAGCAACTCAATTTATGGTCAAGGAAAAGCCAGAAGAAATAGCTGGTTTTATTAATCTTTAA
- a CDS encoding ROK family protein produces the protein MQQKEYLVGVDMGGTKIAIGLLSVDGEMIKEIRLDTKGHEGPEIVVNRVVEAINALSEGYEIRGIGVGVPGIVDTDHGIIRYWSTFDWRNVQLGQMLNAQLDKKITVVNDASAATWGEFNYGAGRQSKNMLFMTISTGIGGGIIFERKLYTGSNRLAGEIGHVTVNPNGPTCNCGKLGCLEVYASGVSIQRHAVDAIKKCTSMLVEMEKQEQRPIDTKMVFAAYESGDLVAQEIIEQAATYVGIVLANFIQTFNPDCIVLGGGVMKTTSRFMEKIEEVTETYVLPSYRNTYEIRRSQLFENAALIGAAHLIV, from the coding sequence ATGCAACAAAAAGAGTACCTAGTTGGAGTAGATATGGGTGGTACAAAAATTGCCATTGGATTATTAAGTGTTGATGGGGAAATGATTAAGGAAATTCGTCTGGATACAAAAGGGCACGAAGGTCCAGAGATTGTTGTCAATAGAGTAGTAGAGGCGATAAATGCTCTTTCAGAAGGCTACGAGATTAGAGGTATAGGCGTCGGCGTGCCTGGGATAGTTGATACAGATCACGGCATTATTCGCTATTGGTCTACTTTTGATTGGAGAAATGTACAGTTAGGGCAGATGCTAAATGCACAATTAGATAAGAAAATTACAGTTGTCAATGATGCAAGTGCAGCTACTTGGGGAGAATTCAACTACGGGGCAGGCCGGCAATCAAAGAATATGCTTTTTATGACGATAAGCACTGGAATCGGTGGCGGCATTATTTTTGAACGAAAGCTATATACTGGCAGTAATAGGTTAGCTGGCGAAATAGGGCATGTCACTGTGAATCCGAACGGACCAACATGTAATTGTGGCAAATTAGGTTGTTTAGAAGTATATGCATCAGGAGTATCGATTCAACGACATGCGGTGGACGCAATCAAAAAGTGTACATCTATGCTGGTTGAAATGGAGAAGCAAGAACAAAGGCCGATTGATACTAAAATGGTGTTTGCTGCATATGAATCAGGAGATTTAGTTGCACAAGAAATTATTGAGCAAGCGGCTACATATGTAGGTATTGTTTTGGCGAATTTTATACAAACATTTAACCCAGACTGCATTGTACTCGGTGGCGGTGTTATGAAAACAACTTCTCGATTTATGGAAAAGATTGAAGAAGTGACCGAAACCTACGTCCTTCCTTCCTATCGAAACACATATGAAATAAGACGTTCGCAATTGTTTGAGAACGCAGCATTAATTGGTGCGGCCCATTTAATTGTTTGA
- a CDS encoding copper homeostasis protein CutC produces the protein MVIEVIAISLTDAITAQKAGADRIELVAGIAEGGLTPSYAMIESVCSELTIPVNVMIRPHSRSFCYDQNDMKIMLKDIQICKQLGASGIVVGALTEEQNIDELILQQLIEAADGLDITFHRAFDDVKDQSKALQTLMSYKEISRILTSGGKSKVLDAVSEIQALEQQASLAHMQIMPGSGLSPKTLPSFLQHVNVSEFHFGSGVRHQSSFDHFIDEHKIKEVKDIILSRA, from the coding sequence ATGGTTATTGAAGTGATTGCAATTTCTTTAACAGATGCGATAACGGCACAAAAAGCTGGAGCTGACAGAATTGAATTGGTCGCAGGTATAGCCGAGGGAGGGCTCACACCGAGCTATGCGATGATAGAAAGTGTGTGCAGTGAATTAACGATCCCAGTAAATGTAATGATTCGTCCTCACAGCCGTTCATTTTGCTATGATCAAAATGATATGAAAATAATGTTAAAAGATATTCAAATATGTAAACAGCTAGGTGCGAGTGGAATAGTCGTAGGTGCACTTACCGAAGAGCAAAATATTGATGAGCTTATTTTACAACAATTAATTGAAGCAGCAGATGGATTGGATATTACATTCCATCGAGCATTTGACGATGTAAAGGACCAATCCAAGGCATTACAAACGCTAATGTCCTATAAAGAAATATCACGGATTTTAACATCAGGTGGCAAAAGTAAAGTACTTGATGCGGTTAGTGAAATTCAAGCTTTAGAACAACAAGCAAGCCTCGCTCATATGCAAATCATGCCAGGATCGGGTCTATCACCTAAAACCCTTCCATCCTTTTTACAGCATGTCAACGTTTCCGAATTTCATTTTGGATCTGGTGTTCGACATCAATCCAGCTTTGACCATTTTATAGACGAACATAAAATTAAAGAAGTTAAGGATATAATTTTATCCCGTGCATAG
- a CDS encoding leucyl aminopeptidase family protein, which translates to MEFHFGQQNKDIVVVNPVLQSAYQSLQVPKWMIEKHKCHWLRHETEQGGQDYLIVGLGSDETVTYESLREAAGEVARVANASENDDMQVSFDFLNAVNLNQVDAVTAFVEGWMLGAYQFQKYRQEKKVIKPCNVYFLLDETEALLEAIHVGKLRATSINVTRDLCNTDPIDLNPDTFAETIRQHFGGKNLSVNIYNTDDLQQLDLNGLLAVGRGSQYSSYLAEIKYCTNVNKPHIVLIGKGMTYDSGGISIKTGLNISDMRMDMGGAGAVFGAMDLIASKNVDVNVTALLPIAENLPNEKAFLPGEVIRFANNLHVQVGNTDAEGRLILADALLYSERLKPDVIIDIATLTGSIGAALGLKYAGVFGDESITELMKKLGSYNGDFIWPMPLIDQYEESLASDYADICNISSDNLAGSITAALFLRKFVPKGVKWGHIDMAAPVQSPKTTGYHVRGASGYGVRLLADFIESYSKLGKGND; encoded by the coding sequence ATGGAATTTCATTTTGGGCAACAGAACAAGGATATAGTTGTTGTAAATCCTGTATTACAATCAGCTTATCAATCTCTCCAAGTTCCTAAATGGATGATTGAAAAACATAAATGTCACTGGCTCAGACATGAAACAGAGCAGGGAGGACAGGATTACTTAATTGTTGGGTTAGGAAGCGATGAGACCGTTACTTATGAAAGCTTACGAGAAGCCGCAGGAGAAGTAGCAAGAGTGGCTAACGCAAGTGAAAATGATGACATGCAAGTATCTTTTGATTTTTTAAATGCAGTGAATCTCAATCAAGTAGATGCTGTGACTGCTTTTGTAGAAGGTTGGATGCTTGGAGCCTACCAGTTTCAAAAATACCGTCAAGAAAAGAAAGTCATAAAACCTTGTAATGTTTATTTTTTATTGGACGAAACAGAAGCGTTACTAGAAGCAATCCACGTTGGGAAGTTACGTGCAACCAGTATAAATGTTACGAGAGACCTATGTAATACAGATCCAATAGATCTAAATCCAGACACTTTTGCTGAAACAATTCGCCAGCATTTTGGAGGAAAAAATCTGTCCGTAAATATTTATAATACAGACGACTTGCAACAGCTTGACTTAAATGGGCTACTTGCAGTTGGCAGAGGCAGTCAATATTCTTCGTATTTAGCAGAAATTAAGTACTGTACGAATGTTAATAAGCCACATATCGTGTTGATTGGTAAAGGTATGACTTATGATAGCGGTGGTATTAGCATTAAAACGGGTCTTAACATAAGCGATATGCGTATGGATATGGGCGGGGCAGGTGCTGTATTTGGTGCGATGGATTTAATCGCTTCAAAAAATGTTGATGTAAATGTCACTGCCCTGTTGCCGATTGCTGAAAACTTGCCTAATGAAAAGGCATTTTTACCAGGTGAAGTTATTCGTTTCGCTAATAATTTGCATGTTCAAGTTGGCAATACAGATGCGGAAGGAAGGCTTATTTTAGCGGATGCTCTATTATATTCTGAAAGGTTAAAGCCTGATGTAATCATTGATATTGCTACATTAACGGGCTCCATCGGTGCGGCGCTAGGCTTAAAATATGCAGGTGTATTCGGAGATGAGTCGATTACAGAATTAATGAAGAAGCTGGGAAGTTACAATGGTGATTTTATATGGCCGATGCCACTTATCGATCAATATGAGGAATCATTAGCGAGTGATTATGCAGATATTTGCAATATTAGCTCAGACAATCTTGCAGGTTCTATTACGGCTGCACTGTTTTTAAGAAAATTTGTCCCTAAAGGTGTTAAATGGGGACATATTGATATGGCGGCACCTGTTCAATCACCTAAAACGACAGGGTATCATGTGCGTGGTGCATCAGGTTATGGCGTTCGATTATTGGCAGATTTCATAGAAAGCTATAGTAAACTAGGAAAAGGAAATGACTAA
- a CDS encoding alpha-amylase family protein — MSELRYRQVHLDFHTSEDIPGVGKDFVAEEFVETLKEANVNSITCFARCHHGWLYYPSKHRPDLIHPHLENKNLLLEQIEVCHKNNIKVPIYTTVQWDGYISKHHPEWLSIDENGQFINSQGVPEPHFYYTICLNSGYRQYFKDHLQDIIDTVKSENIDGFFLDILFKVDCNCKNCFEQMERKGLDTGNRVDRIYYSTVMLEEFKAEISDFIRTRVPHAGIFYNSSHIGPGNKSSLNNYTHLELESLPSGGWGYDHFPATMRYSRTLGKDIIGMTGKFHTYWGDFHSLKNKAALEFECFNMLALGAGCSIGDQLHPNGKLSKAAYELIGSVYGRVKEVEKYCMNNKPVAEIGVLTPEEFYTPGDHNLGIHPALIGAVRMLQELSYQFNIIDSQIDFNDYQLIILPDVIDYSPELQQKLQAYANNGGKIIGTYESLINKNSNEEDLYGNVYVGESKYDRDFVLPNDVIGKKLYKEEYVMYLKGLEIKPVQSEVLMQTVKPYFNREGTTFCSHQHAPSSHTFGHAAVTKRQNIIYFSHPIFKLYRKNGLAWCKWMMKDAIDHLLESKLIAHNGPSTLLTSLNEDKATGAKILHALHYITEKRSEDIYTIEDIIPLYNTEIRMFVGETKVTSVKKLPELTEVSYSAEGPYIHFTVDKIEGHLMLHID; from the coding sequence TTGAGCGAATTACGTTATAGACAGGTGCATTTAGACTTTCATACGAGTGAAGATATCCCTGGGGTTGGAAAGGACTTCGTTGCAGAGGAGTTTGTGGAGACATTAAAAGAAGCCAATGTAAACTCGATTACTTGTTTTGCTAGATGTCATCATGGCTGGTTGTACTACCCTTCAAAGCATCGTCCAGATTTGATTCATCCACATCTTGAAAATAAAAACCTGTTATTAGAACAAATAGAGGTTTGCCATAAAAATAATATTAAAGTGCCGATTTATACAACTGTTCAATGGGATGGTTATATTAGCAAACATCATCCTGAGTGGTTATCGATTGATGAAAATGGACAATTCATTAATAGCCAGGGGGTTCCTGAGCCACATTTCTACTATACAATTTGCTTAAATAGCGGCTATAGACAATATTTTAAAGACCATTTACAAGATATTATTGATACAGTAAAAAGCGAAAATATTGATGGCTTCTTTTTAGATATTTTATTTAAAGTTGATTGTAATTGTAAAAATTGTTTTGAACAAATGGAGCGAAAAGGGTTAGACACAGGAAATAGAGTCGATCGAATCTATTATTCTACGGTAATGCTTGAGGAGTTTAAAGCAGAGATTAGCGATTTTATTAGAACTAGAGTGCCACATGCAGGTATTTTCTATAATAGCTCTCACATTGGTCCAGGCAATAAAAGTAGCTTAAATAATTATACACATTTGGAGCTTGAGTCTTTACCAAGTGGTGGCTGGGGCTATGATCATTTCCCTGCAACGATGCGATATTCTCGTACTTTGGGCAAGGACATCATTGGTATGACGGGCAAGTTCCATACGTATTGGGGTGATTTCCACTCACTGAAAAATAAGGCAGCATTAGAGTTTGAATGTTTCAATATGCTTGCTTTAGGTGCTGGTTGTTCGATTGGAGACCAACTTCATCCAAATGGCAAATTATCGAAGGCGGCTTATGAATTAATCGGCAGTGTGTATGGCAGAGTGAAAGAAGTAGAAAAATACTGTATGAATAATAAGCCAGTTGCAGAAATCGGGGTATTAACGCCTGAAGAATTTTATACACCAGGAGATCATAATTTAGGTATCCATCCAGCATTAATCGGCGCCGTTAGGATGCTACAAGAGTTGTCTTATCAGTTTAATATTATTGACAGTCAAATTGACTTTAATGACTATCAGTTAATTATCTTACCTGATGTGATTGACTACTCTCCTGAATTACAGCAAAAGCTACAGGCTTATGCTAATAATGGCGGAAAAATTATTGGTACGTATGAATCGCTAATTAATAAAAATAGTAACGAAGAAGATTTATATGGAAATGTGTATGTTGGTGAATCAAAGTATGACCGTGATTTCGTTTTACCGAATGATGTAATAGGTAAAAAATTATACAAAGAAGAATATGTCATGTATTTAAAAGGTTTAGAAATTAAGCCTGTACAGTCAGAGGTACTGATGCAGACAGTAAAACCTTACTTTAATAGAGAAGGCACTACATTTTGTTCGCATCAACATGCCCCATCATCGCATACATTTGGACATGCTGCAGTGACAAAACGCCAAAATATCATTTACTTCTCACACCCTATTTTCAAGCTATATCGAAAAAATGGACTCGCTTGGTGTAAATGGATGATGAAAGATGCCATTGACCATCTTCTCGAAAGTAAGCTTATTGCTCATAATGGTCCGTCGACATTGTTGACATCATTAAATGAGGATAAGGCAACAGGGGCAAAGATTTTGCATGCACTTCATTATATTACGGAGAAACGTTCAGAGGATATTTATACGATTGAAGATATTATCCCACTTTATAACACAGAGATTAGAATGTTTGTTGGTGAGACAAAGGTGACATCTGTAAAAAAACTGCCTGAATTAACAGAGGTAAGTTACAGTGCTGAAGGACCGTATATACACTTTACTGTCGATAAAATCGAGGGACATTTAATGCTACATATCGATTAA
- a CDS encoding carbohydrate ABC transporter permease, giving the protein MKKKIILYVFVIAMALLFIEPMLFTLVSSLKGNKEIFSSPFSLPEVFRFENYVIAWREANMSRYFLNSILISMATVIILAIVSSMASFTLSRFNFKVNKFLALFFLLGMMIPMHTVLVPVSYIIGALELKNNLVALVLLYVAFSLSFSILVLTRFMKGINASLEEAALMDGASYFQIYFKVILPMSVPAISTVSIFNFLGAWNNILFPLLFINDDRLKPIALGLLNFSGERGSEYGPLMAAIVITILVPLVVYLLFQEKIESGLAAGSVKE; this is encoded by the coding sequence ATGAAAAAGAAAATAATATTATATGTTTTTGTCATAGCAATGGCTTTATTGTTTATTGAACCGATGTTATTTACATTAGTTTCTTCTCTTAAAGGAAATAAAGAAATATTTAGTTCACCCTTTAGCTTGCCTGAGGTATTTAGATTTGAGAACTATGTAATTGCTTGGCGTGAAGCGAATATGAGCAGATACTTCTTAAATAGTATACTGATTTCGATGGCAACTGTGATTATTCTCGCGATTGTCTCTTCCATGGCATCATTTACATTATCGAGATTTAACTTTAAAGTGAATAAATTTTTAGCCCTGTTTTTCCTGTTAGGTATGATGATACCTATGCATACAGTGCTTGTGCCAGTTTCTTATATTATTGGCGCATTAGAATTGAAAAATAACTTAGTGGCATTAGTGCTCCTATATGTGGCGTTTTCTTTGTCGTTTAGTATTTTAGTTTTAACACGGTTTATGAAAGGAATTAATGCCTCTTTAGAAGAAGCAGCACTTATGGATGGTGCGAGTTATTTCCAAATATATTTCAAAGTAATATTGCCGATGTCTGTTCCAGCAATATCGACTGTTTCAATTTTTAATTTTTTAGGCGCATGGAATAACATTCTGTTCCCACTTTTATTTATTAATGATGACCGCTTAAAACCAATTGCATTGGGTCTATTAAACTTTAGTGGTGAAAGAGGATCAGAATACGGGCCATTAATGGCTGCCATCGTCATCACAATATTAGTGCCTTTAGTCGTTTATCTTCTATTCCAAGAGAAAATTGAAAGTGGTCTTGCGGCAGGTTCAGTCAAAGAATAG
- a CDS encoding carbohydrate ABC transporter permease: protein MNVKTNRDKSKIFLFTLPALVIYILFLIIPMIGALYFSVVNWNGIKGAPLNFVGLENYLNVFKDKDFLISLKNMFGMVFFSVLFHTPIALLLAVAINTKFRGHRFFKVIYFVPTIFPLTAIGLLWYFIFMPNGSLNSLLEFIGLADLAKGWLIDSSTAMGAIIFVNIWAGVGYYMVILLAGLTTIPEEVYEAAEMDGASAVQKFFHITVPMLKPIITLCILMDIIGTVKVFDLIFVMTEGGPNGLTNLPTTLMYYEAFRYNNYGVGSALGVIIFVIALVLTIGSEAIMNRKEKNQ, encoded by the coding sequence ATGAATGTAAAAACAAATAGAGATAAGTCGAAAATTTTTCTATTTACTTTACCTGCCTTAGTAATCTATATTCTATTCCTTATTATACCTATGATAGGCGCCCTTTATTTTTCTGTTGTCAATTGGAATGGCATTAAAGGAGCACCATTAAATTTTGTTGGTTTAGAAAACTATCTCAATGTGTTTAAAGATAAAGACTTTCTTATTTCTTTAAAAAATATGTTTGGCATGGTGTTTTTTAGCGTTTTATTCCATACACCAATCGCTTTATTGCTAGCAGTTGCTATTAATACAAAATTTAGAGGACATCGATTCTTTAAAGTCATCTATTTTGTACCTACTATTTTTCCACTTACAGCTATTGGTTTACTTTGGTACTTTATCTTTATGCCGAATGGCTCCTTAAATAGCTTATTAGAATTTATTGGGCTTGCAGACTTAGCTAAAGGCTGGTTAATTGACTCGTCTACTGCGATGGGTGCAATTATTTTTGTGAACATTTGGGCAGGTGTAGGATACTACATGGTCATCCTATTAGCAGGATTAACAACGATACCAGAAGAAGTATATGAAGCGGCAGAGATGGATGGAGCTTCAGCCGTACAAAAGTTCTTCCATATAACAGTTCCTATGTTAAAGCCAATTATTACTTTATGTATTTTAATGGATATTATTGGGACAGTGAAAGTATTCGATTTAATTTTTGTTATGACTGAGGGAGGACCGAATGGACTAACCAATTTGCCGACTACTTTAATGTATTATGAAGCCTTCAGATACAATAATTATGGCGTTGGTAGCGCATTAGGGGTCATTATTTTTGTCATTGCGCTCGTATTGACTATCGGTAGTGAAGCAATCATGAATAGGAAGGAGAAGAATCAATGA
- a CDS encoding ABC transporter substrate-binding protein, translating to MKKKMLVVLMVLLATILTACGGSSDASDNADGKVKIRLLTRMAGTSTQAQIYKDIIKEFEAKHSDVVVVDESQGDESAFNNKLKTDLASGTLPNIFRVQGVANLNEYIESGLLMDMAPILKDDPEWGQNFTEGALKYYQVPGHEGTYGIPMESGLIGVYYNEELLKKAGINEFPETWSELTAAVKKLKGIDVTPIALGAKATYMAGHLHNQIFYKWMGTEAAKKLGTRELKWTDSEVVKTLEYVEDLNKLDAFGQSAAGISDEIAVADFLEGKAAMIITGPWNIGKFTNSSETEYADAIKLAKFPYFDEKPEFKDEDMQIISPYMVNGKLEGKEKEYTIELLKMLTSAEAAKRFAEEAQFLIPRSDIAIDNSKVSELFLHNIELGATSTGIAVDVFDFDPLPSMQDRTRNSIVSILIGGKPKDAAKEIQDEIDKSK from the coding sequence ATGAAGAAAAAGATGTTAGTCGTATTGATGGTTTTATTAGCTACTATACTTACAGCGTGTGGTGGTTCGAGTGATGCTAGTGATAATGCAGATGGTAAGGTAAAAATTAGATTGCTAACAAGAATGGCTGGGACAAGCACTCAGGCACAAATCTACAAAGATATTATAAAAGAATTTGAAGCAAAACATTCCGATGTAGTGGTAGTTGATGAATCGCAAGGTGATGAATCAGCATTTAACAATAAGCTGAAAACAGATCTTGCATCTGGCACTTTACCTAACATCTTTAGAGTACAAGGTGTTGCAAATTTAAACGAATATATTGAAAGTGGCTTACTTATGGATATGGCCCCAATTTTAAAGGATGATCCTGAATGGGGACAAAATTTCACAGAAGGTGCATTAAAGTATTATCAAGTGCCAGGTCATGAGGGGACTTATGGAATTCCAATGGAGTCTGGTTTAATTGGTGTTTATTATAATGAAGAACTACTTAAAAAAGCTGGTATTAATGAATTCCCTGAAACGTGGAGTGAACTAACAGCAGCAGTTAAAAAGTTAAAAGGCATCGATGTAACACCTATTGCACTTGGGGCAAAGGCAACATATATGGCGGGACATTTACACAACCAAATTTTTTATAAATGGATGGGAACAGAAGCAGCAAAGAAACTAGGCACTAGAGAATTAAAATGGACTGATTCAGAGGTTGTGAAAACACTAGAGTATGTTGAAGACTTAAATAAGTTAGATGCATTTGGTCAAAGTGCTGCTGGTATAAGCGATGAGATTGCTGTGGCAGATTTCCTTGAAGGGAAGGCAGCGATGATTATTACTGGTCCATGGAATATCGGTAAATTTACAAATTCCAGTGAGACAGAATACGCGGATGCTATTAAACTTGCGAAATTCCCATATTTTGATGAAAAACCAGAGTTTAAAGATGAAGATATGCAAATTATTAGCCCATATATGGTGAATGGCAAACTTGAAGGAAAAGAAAAAGAATATACGATTGAGCTTTTAAAAATGCTTACTTCTGCTGAAGCAGCTAAACGATTTGCAGAGGAAGCGCAGTTCTTAATTCCAAGATCAGATATCGCCATTGATAACTCGAAAGTATCTGAATTGTTTTTACACAATATTGAATTAGGTGCTACGTCAACAGGCATTGCAGTAGATGTCTTCGATTTCGATCCACTACCATCTATGCAAGATAGAACAAGAAACTCTATCGTAAGTATCTTAATTGGTGGTAAGCCTAAAGATGCAGCAAAAGAAATTCAAGATGAAATTGATAAATCTAAATAA
- a CDS encoding asparaginase: protein MNSKVLVEETRANLLENVHSGVVCGVNDSKEAIYQVGNIQHNTYFRSAAKPIQALPAFLSKIDLKYGLTDREAALFTASHRGETYHIEALETMKEKLAIDENELFCPYSYPLNAEPKEAMLRQNLEKRRLFHNCSGKHMGFIATCREMGFPTEGYWNIDHPLQQLILKTLSYLSETPLSEIHVGVDGCGVPVFAIPLHNMAITSLKLACPDLIEDLELREAVERMTTMMNNEFNMVASENFICSVLLQDRNIVAKGGAKGVYCFGLKKERLGFALKVLDGSEDVWPNVIAAILEQIDYENKETIANIRSLRPSIIKSDGGIEVGSIREVFALTPNTK from the coding sequence ATGAATTCTAAAGTTTTAGTAGAAGAAACAAGAGCGAACTTATTGGAAAATGTTCATTCTGGCGTTGTTTGTGGTGTAAATGACAGTAAAGAGGCAATATATCAAGTTGGTAATATTCAACATAATACATATTTCCGTTCTGCTGCAAAACCAATTCAAGCACTACCCGCATTTTTATCTAAAATTGATTTGAAGTATGGCTTAACTGATAGGGAAGCGGCATTATTTACTGCTTCGCATCGTGGAGAAACGTATCATATAGAAGCGCTGGAAACGATGAAAGAAAAATTAGCTATTGATGAAAATGAATTATTTTGTCCATATTCGTACCCTTTAAATGCGGAACCGAAAGAGGCAATGTTAAGACAAAATCTTGAGAAAAGACGACTTTTTCATAATTGCTCAGGAAAACATATGGGCTTTATTGCAACGTGTCGTGAAATGGGTTTCCCAACGGAGGGTTATTGGAATATAGACCATCCCCTACAACAGCTTATTTTGAAAACGCTATCTTATTTATCTGAAACACCGCTATCTGAAATTCATGTCGGAGTAGACGGTTGTGGTGTACCTGTGTTCGCAATACCGCTGCACAATATGGCTATTACAAGTTTGAAATTAGCTTGTCCAGATTTAATTGAAGATTTGGAACTTAGAGAAGCGGTAGAGCGAATGACAACAATGATGAACAATGAATTCAACATGGTAGCGTCTGAAAACTTTATTTGCTCAGTGTTATTGCAAGATCGAAATATTGTAGCAAAGGGCGGAGCAAAAGGTGTTTATTGCTTCGGCTTGAAAAAAGAACGTTTAGGTTTCGCATTGAAAGTTTTAGATGGCTCAGAAGACGTTTGGCCAAATGTAATTGCTGCGATTTTAGAGCAAATAGACTATGAAAATAAAGAAACAATTGCTAATATTCGCTCGCTAAGACCTAGCATCATTAAAAGCGATGGAGGTATTGAAGTAGGATCAATCCGTGAGGTATTTGCATTAACACCAAATACAAAATAA
- the fucU gene encoding L-fucose mutarotase: MLKGIPPIISPDLMKVLMEMGHGDEIVLADGNFPAASHAQQLIRCDGHTIPELLEAILAFFPIDTYVEHPIQLMAVVPGDTVEPTIWKEYEQIVQRQSEFPIPFEFMERFEFYERTKKAFAVVATSEKAQYANIILTKGVIK, encoded by the coding sequence ATGCTAAAAGGGATTCCTCCAATTATTTCACCAGACTTAATGAAAGTATTGATGGAGATGGGGCATGGAGATGAAATTGTGTTGGCGGACGGGAATTTTCCCGCTGCCAGCCATGCCCAACAGTTAATCCGATGTGATGGACATACGATTCCAGAATTATTAGAAGCAATATTAGCGTTCTTTCCTATTGATACGTATGTGGAACATCCGATTCAATTAATGGCAGTTGTTCCTGGAGATACGGTGGAACCAACGATTTGGAAAGAGTATGAACAAATCGTTCAACGTCAATCTGAATTTCCAATTCCATTCGAATTTATGGAGCGCTTTGAATTTTACGAGCGCACAAAAAAGGCATTTGCTGTAGTCGCAACAAGTGAAAAAGCGCAGTACGCTAACATCATTTTAACAAAAGGTGTCATCAAATAA